The Pedobacter ginsengisoli region AAAAAACCTTAAAGCTTATCTGGATAGTATACAACCAAAAGACAAACAATATGTTGCTTTGCAAAAGGCACTAAAAGCGGAACAAGAAAACCCACAGGAGAATGACAGTACTTATCGCATTTTAAAGGTAAATCTGGAACGATTGAGGTGGAAAAATAAACCTCTAACAGATAAATATGTGCAGGTAAATATTCCGGAGTTTATGTTAAGTGTAATAGATAGTGGGAAAGTGTCTCTTAGGATGAAGGTTTGCGTTGGTGAGCAAGCCTTGGATAAAGAGACTCCCCAGCTGGGTAGCAAGATATATAGTGTACAGGTAAATCCGGTTTGGAATATACCACAGAGTATTGCCGGTAACGAGATTATCGCATACGCTAAAAAGAACAGATATTATTTTGCTAATAATGATATAAATGTATACAGAAATGGTAAGCTGGTAGGTGACCCGGAATCTATTGACTGGAAATCGGAGGAAACCGGCGCTTATTCTTTTAAACAACAACCGGGTGAACAAAATCCATTGGGAAGAATCAAATTTCTTTTTAATAATGAGAGCAGTGTTTACCTGCATGATACCCCTGTACAAGCCCCTTTTAAACAAAAGGGAAGGGCAGTAAGCCATGGTTGTGTACGCGTTGAGCAGCCTTTAAACCTTGCTTACGCGTTGTTTGGTAAAGGAGAAAAGTTTGACCAGATAAAAAAAGCAATGGCTAATGGTTATCCAAGAGCAAAATATATAGGTTTACCACTTCAGGTGCCCGTATGGATTAGTTATTACACAGCCTGGGCTGATAAAAAGGGTGCCGTTCACTTCTATAAAGATATTTATGGTTTGGATGATGTTTTATACAAACAACTATCTTTTCCTTTTTCACAGCTTTATTAGCAGACGTTTAGTCTTATTTTTGCCATAAATTCAATTCTCTTATTTTTTTTGATTTGCTAAGGGCATCTTTGCCACCGATTATAATGCACAAATTGTTTTTTGGTAAGATTTATAAAGTCTTATCAGAAAGAATAAATAAGAAACACAAATAATGATTAATCGGTTAGGTAAAATTCTCTTTTCAACCCGTACCATGGGTGTAATGTTATTGCTTTATGCTTTTTCTATGGCCATGGCCACTTTTGTGGAAAACGACTATGGTACTGCTGTAGCCAAAGCGCTAATCTATGACTGTTGGTGGTTTGAGCTGATT contains the following coding sequences:
- a CDS encoding L,D-transpeptidase family protein, which gives rise to MKENVIFIMICVLFCASCSVKRPLAPTPAIQLTKIEPPVLKKHTEKMNVAAEFKRIFEASRLTFIYPDQIDSFYKNNEYQPVLISRFMADDQLQTFEGYLMNVDAHGIDPQVFTVNRIKKLLDNYIHENARKKERESYRDAMELELVIADAIIKYSNAMQFGIVDPARVYINYSTPTLRPDSMTVIQVLKVKNLKAYLDSIQPKDKQYVALQKALKAEQENPQENDSTYRILKVNLERLRWKNKPLTDKYVQVNIPEFMLSVIDSGKVSLRMKVCVGEQALDKETPQLGSKIYSVQVNPVWNIPQSIAGNEIIAYAKKNRYYFANNDINVYRNGKLVGDPESIDWKSEETGAYSFKQQPGEQNPLGRIKFLFNNESSVYLHDTPVQAPFKQKGRAVSHGCVRVEQPLNLAYALFGKGEKFDQIKKAMANGYPRAKYIGLPLQVPVWISYYTAWADKKGAVHFYKDIYGLDDVLYKQLSFPFSQLY